In the Anastrepha obliqua isolate idAnaObli1 chromosome 1, idAnaObli1_1.0, whole genome shotgun sequence genome, one interval contains:
- the LOC129245756 gene encoding uncharacterized protein LOC129245756: MKVNKFYCNNETQCNNYKEFVESGTNETLQGIGYTEPSTPRNISNKAVLGIKELNGTIKNTNDSDNEISFMQGPAGNLQYQHRNLTPQEYSQSRMYYNASEYKCQDGIFSTGGNGRLGTASISPALQLEGQHYLTSVSQKMQSTPQHQLQATHNSLGQLHLHHKPVCNSNAVIDVSDEIFDCGQRNDIKERSPAVSTQTQYCGNQTSNNYEPIASLPSATSVDSSSGSLATTVASSHMMYTVHRVVTTAQIQTALGNTYTSSSVSSVVSALRNEDESMAAPLAASLTTLNGNCILNVNGCTVNPGSHLNNMEENSNVISNSNLVNETGVGDSQQSSAVGTNINVLPQNAQKLCYASDNNHSTSKLQNVTYSNANSINNSKGLKPSSSMPRPLQNVIPTCVYLMSRIAVHMEIEGTAHCPAQVMLAAALGCEELGIANKLLAQSIFGLWMTSGLLDIQLKSHHRPYIVRVAWQSLLDKFSSGNPIEKKYDEPMIMLKRNVFFSKRDEERIKDHRILELLYEEAKYNVLSGRYVMEPVHALMLGGIQARIELGPYNSHTHTISFLRENQLRFLPHHVAKSTNWSWLPVSRKNSAEVKLLEQFKRVPQTATTKKLIRKYLEFCWALPFYGAAFFHGQVEQPVRGLMSFVSHKDVEVMIAVNERGIFVVDTLECTLLLGLRYEDLSWDFAKPSVNNDSECLTCIFIQFDAMENGIQVSKLMQIFSKQAGMIDALISHFAEQIRKLKLNGNMADQHPEEPYPIQNNGTGVLCNKLSRLTLATFDDEGRCIGQTGSLSISY, encoded by the exons ATGAAAGTAAACAAGTTTTATTGCAATAATGAAACACAATGTAACAATTATAAAGAATTCGTCGAAAGCGGAACTAACGAAACCCTTCAAGGAATTGGCTACACAGAACCATCAACACCAAGAAATATTTCTAATAAGGCTGTTCTCGGCATTAAAGAGCTTAATGGAACAATAAAAAACACTAACGATTCCGAcaatgaaattagttttatgcAGGGGCCGGCAGGGAATTTGCAGTATCAGCACCGAAATTTGACTCCGCAGGAATATTCTCA GTCAAGGATGTATTACAACGCGTCTGAATACAAGTGCCAAGATGGTATTTTTTCTACTGGTGGAAACGGAAGATTGGGTACCGCATCTATTTCACCGGCATTACAGTTAGAAGGACAACACTATCTTACTTCAGtgagtcaaaaaatgcagtcgACACCGCAACACCAACTACAGGCTACACACAATTCTCTAGGCCAACTGCATCTCCACCACAAGCCAGTTTGTAATTCAAATGCAGTCATTGACGTCAGTGATGAAATATTTGATTGTGGTCAAAGAAATGACATCAAAGAGCGATCGCCAGCAGTTTCCACTCAAACTCAATATTGTGGAAATCAGACTAGTAACAATTATGAACCAATTGCTTCTCTACCTTCAGCAACGTCAGTTGATTCTAGTAGTGGGTCATTGGCTACCACGGTGGCTTCATCGCATATGATGTATACAGTACATCGTGTGGTTACTACAGCACAAATCCAAACGGCCCTAGGGAACACATACACTTCTTCTAGCGTTTCAAGCGTTGTCAGCGCTCTACGAAATGAAGATGAGAGCATGGCTGCACCATTGGCAGCAAGTTTAACAACACTGAAtggaaattgcattttaaatgtAAATGGCTGCACTGTTAACCCAGGAAGCCATTTGAATAATATGGAGGAAAACTCTAACGTCATTTCTAATAGTAACCTAGTAAATGAAACAGGTGTTGGGGACTCACAACAATCATCAG CTGTTGGAACAAACATAAACGTTTTGCCgcaaaatgcacaaaaactcTGCTATGCGTCGGATAATAACCACTCCACATCTAAGCTACAAAATGTTACTTATAGTAATGCAAATAGTATAAATAACTCAAAAGGACTGAAACCGTCATCTTCAATGCCAAGGCCATTGCAAAAT gtGATACCAACTTGCGTGTATTTGATGTCTCGAATTGCTGTTCATATGGAGATTGAGGGCACAGCGCATTGTCCTGCGCAAGTTATGCTTGCCGCTGCCTTGGGGTGTGAAGAGTTGGGAATCGCGAACAAATTACTAGCTCAAAGTATATTTGGATTATGGATGACCAGTGGACTTTTGGATATTCAGCTGAAGTCACACCATCGTCCTTATATAGTAAGAGTAGCGTGGCAGTCTCTACTAGACAAATTTAGCAGCGGTAATCCAATTGAAAAGAAGTATGACGAACCAATGATTATGCTTAAACGAAACGTATTCTTCTCGAAACGTGATGAAGAGAGAATAAA GGATCATCGAATTTTAGAATTATTGTACGAAGAAGCGAAATATAACGTGCTATCTGGTAGATACGTAATGGAGCCAGTTCATGCTTTAATGCTTGGTGGCATACAAGCACGAATCGAATTGGGACCATATAATTCTCATACACACACTATTAGTTTTTTAAG AGAAAACCAGTTAAGATTTCTCCCACATCATGTTGCAAAAAGTACAAATTGGTCGTGGCTGCCAGTTAGTCGAAAAAACTCGGCTGAAGTTAAGCTTCTTGAGCAATTCAAGCGCGTTCCTCAAACTGCGACTACAAAAAAGCTTATACgcaaatatttagaattttgttgGGCTCTTCCGTTTTATGG gGCTGCTTTTTTTCATGGTCAAGTGGAACAACCTGTACGTGGTCTTATGAGTTTTGTTAGCCATAAAGATGTAGAAGTAATGATAGCAGTTAATGAACGTGGTATTTTTGTTGTCGATACTCTAGAATgc ACTTTGCTATTAGGATTGAGGTACGAGGATTTGTCATGGGACTTCGCCAAGCCTAGTGTGAATAATGATTCCGAGTGCCTGACATGTATATTTATTCaa TTCGATGCAATGGAAAACGGGATACAAGTTTCGAAgcttatgcaaattttttccaAGCAAGCTGGCATGATAGATGCTCTTATTTCACATTTTGCCGAACAAATTCGAAAGCTTAAATTGAACGGAAACATGGCTGATCAACATCCTGAAG